The following is a genomic window from Alphaproteobacteria bacterium LSUCC0396.
TGCTAAGATGGACGAACGAGACAGCCTGACCCCGATGAAAATCATAACCCCAGTTTGGCTGATCACCGTTGCCGCGGCAATGCCATCAAAGCCGAGACCGTTCCATACACCCGGAATGCCAAACATCATCAGCGGGTTCAATCCGATATTCGCAAAAAAAGCACCAATTAGTGCATATTGCATCGAAACGGTATCACCTTGTGCCTGCAACAATCCGTTAAGTCCATAGCCAATCACAAAGGCCGGAAGACTGAGCAGCAATAGTGTGAAATAGGCCGCACCAGCATCGCGGTAAGCGCCTTCGGTCGAAATAAAGTTCAGCAAATGGGGGCCAATGAAATAGGCCGCTGCCATTAACAAGCCAGATGCAACAATGGCAAACCCTACACCTTGGGTTGCAACCAAGCTGGCGTCATGGTCATTTTTGGCACCAATGGCGTTGCCAACAAGCGCGGTCATTGCCGAGCCAAGGCCAAAGCCCACGGTAACAAAAATGAAAAAGGCCTGAAAGGAAATTGCCAGACCGGCCTGTGCATCGGTGCTGATCAAGCCAGCAAAAAACACATCGACAACATTATAAAGGGTTGAAAATACCATGCCAATGGCGGCAGGCAAGGCAAGCCGCAGGAAATGTCCGGCCAGTGATCCTGTGGTAAGGTCATGCGTTTTTGTCATTCCGATTGCTTACGCTTCATTCACGGTGGTTTCAATCGTCTTTTTGTTGCGATCGTCGGCGCTTTCGCGATAGGTTGCCCGCAGCTAGGATCATCATCATTTTAAAAGGGCGAAAAACATATGTTTGGTACCGGTATCATGGAGGGGCTGAGTTCACAGACAATCATTCTGATGGCTGTTGCTGGTGCCGGTTATGCGCTCTACATCTCGGGCGAAAGCCTCGCCAAGAAGGCTGCAAAGAAAGATACAAACGCGCCGCTTGCCACATTGTTAAAAATGATTGGTGGCCCGATGATGCTGATTGCCATTGGGGTGTTTATGCTGCGCTGGTTAATAAACCGCTTCTAAAGCCGGGTCGCCGACGCCTTTATCGGCGCAATCATCCTGCACATAGGATTCTGGCATCCAGATGGGGCATCCAGATGTGGGGCGGGCTTATAGAGAAATCGAGGCTGCTATTGCCCGGCTTCGGCGATCCGGTAAAGACCGCCTTTGCCCTCGTCACTAAGCAGGAGGACGCTGCCGTCAAACGCAACCGCAACATCACGCACCCGTCCGATAGCGCCGTCCAGCATGACGGATTCTCGAACTGGTCGACCGTTTTCGATTATTACTAGATAGAGCCGCTCGAATTTTAGCGAGCCAACCAGTAGATGCCCGTTTAAATAGGGAAACATCTCGCCTTGATAAAAAGTCATGCCTGACGGGGCGATTGAGGGGGTCCAAACCCACACAGGGTCGCTAAGGCCGGGCGCGCTTGTACCGCTGCCAATACTGCCGCCGATATATTCCTTGCCATGGCTGACTTTGGGCCAGCCGTAATTATGGCCGGCCTCAATGATGTTTATTTCATCACCGCCGCGTGGGCCATGCTCATGCGCCCAGATTTCGCCATTTGACGGGTTGATTGCTAGGCCTTGCGGGTTGCGATGCCCCTTGGTCCATAGTTCAGGGGCCCAGCCGTCCAGCCTTGGATTGTCGGGCGGCGTGCTGCCATCATGGAAAAGCCGGATGATCGCGCCGGCGTGAAGGGAGGGGGCTTGTGCATCATGGCGATCACCCCGTTCGCCAAGGCTGGCATATAAATAGGTTTCATCAAGCACAATGCGGCAGCCATAATGAATCGCATTACGCGTCGGGTTATTTGCGCGGAAAATCGTTGTTCGGTCGGTCAGGTTATTGCCGTCAAATCCGGCACGATCAATCGCGGTAACGGTTTCATTGCCAATTTGCAGGCTATAACAAAGATAGATAGTGACAGCATCATCGCTTGAACCAGTGCCGGCGATATTCCCCGAAATCATGCCAGCTGGCGCTTTTACCGCGACATCTAGCAGCCCGCCCTGCCGGTTCGCCGAAACAGCGGGCAAATTGCCGATGGTTTTGCGATCGCCGGACAAAAGATCGACAAGAAAAAGATTGCCCTCACGCTCGGTAACAAATAATTGCCGTTTATCCAGAAAATCCATGCCCCACGGGTGCGATAGCGGCGCGCCGATCTGCTGAATTAAGGGGGCGGAGATTGCTGGCGTTACCATCCCGATAGCGCCTATTCCGCCAAAAAACAGCCACCCAACGATTGCCCAAGCAAGCCTGAGATTATGGCAAGCCGCAGCAGTGATCAGGCGGCCGCTTCCTTGCCGAATAGATTTAATCAGATAAAAATGAGGCATCGTTGAAAAAAGCCCTTGCTAGTGGTTCGGCAAATTTAATCCAAAACATACTAGTACTATTTTGCCCCCAATAGTGAGTCGTACTCAAACTATGTGGTT
Proteins encoded in this region:
- a CDS encoding PQQ-dependent sugar dehydrogenase, with translation MPHFYLIKSIRQGSGRLITAAACHNLRLAWAIVGWLFFGGIGAIGMVTPAISAPLIQQIGAPLSHPWGMDFLDKRQLFVTEREGNLFLVDLLSGDRKTIGNLPAVSANRQGGLLDVAVKAPAGMISGNIAGTGSSDDAVTIYLCYSLQIGNETVTAIDRAGFDGNNLTDRTTIFRANNPTRNAIHYGCRIVLDETYLYASLGERGDRHDAQAPSLHAGAIIRLFHDGSTPPDNPRLDGWAPELWTKGHRNPQGLAINPSNGEIWAHEHGPRGGDEINIIEAGHNYGWPKVSHGKEYIGGSIGSGTSAPGLSDPVWVWTPSIAPSGMTFYQGEMFPYLNGHLLVGSLKFERLYLVIIENGRPVRESVMLDGAIGRVRDVAVAFDGSVLLLSDEGKGGLYRIAEAGQ